Proteins from a genomic interval of Flammeovirgaceae bacterium SG7u.111:
- a CDS encoding DUF4249 domain-containing protein: MNIRFIKKYFWLLLPCYLLATCVSPVDLNVVSLPPTLTVSGLINNDGTCFVRLNRSTTYEPDLTLFHEPVLGALTFLHSSKGEQYPMFEYNEPGKYELSEFMGFTGEVGVEYWIRIEMEDGKVYESRPEMINEVPTIGDVYYEIEDRLTKSLSGFDITIYGMQFFVKTEDPTETKNQYRWSWNATRELNTVKPPPSLDPFDPPINCCFQCWIDYFPSEEVTIFSDERSNGKVIEKQPIVFFKYDSNMPKMELTISQSSLTAEAYQYWKQVKSQQENTGSVFEPAPATILGNVYNVEDPDEVVFGWFGASAITYKKVQLQNIYIEEDLPGQSPEPMDCRTIQNSTDVRPEDPFWGN; this comes from the coding sequence ATGAATATAAGGTTTATAAAAAAATATTTTTGGTTATTGTTGCCTTGTTATTTGCTGGCTACTTGCGTAAGTCCGGTCGATTTGAATGTAGTTTCTCTTCCGCCCACGCTTACAGTGAGCGGGTTGATAAACAACGATGGTACTTGCTTTGTAAGGCTGAATAGATCAACTACTTATGAACCAGATTTAACGCTGTTCCATGAGCCTGTCTTAGGCGCTCTCACATTTTTGCACAGTAGCAAAGGGGAGCAATATCCAATGTTCGAATACAATGAACCGGGTAAGTATGAGCTAAGTGAATTTATGGGTTTTACTGGGGAAGTAGGGGTAGAGTATTGGATACGTATTGAAATGGAAGATGGGAAAGTATATGAATCCAGACCAGAAATGATAAATGAAGTTCCCACTATCGGAGATGTTTATTATGAGATTGAGGATAGGCTTACGAAAAGCTTATCAGGTTTTGATATTACCATTTACGGGATGCAATTTTTTGTAAAAACTGAAGACCCGACCGAGACCAAAAATCAATATCGTTGGAGTTGGAATGCAACAAGAGAACTAAATACTGTAAAACCTCCTCCAAGTCTTGACCCATTTGACCCTCCAATAAATTGTTGTTTCCAATGCTGGATAGATTATTTTCCCAGTGAAGAAGTGACAATTTTTAGTGATGAGAGAAGTAATGGAAAAGTGATAGAAAAACAGCCAATTGTGTTTTTCAAATACGATAGCAATATGCCCAAGATGGAGCTTACTATCAGTCAATCTTCTCTTACAGCAGAGGCTTACCAATATTGGAAACAGGTGAAAAGTCAGCAAGAAAATACGGGCAGTGTATTTGAACCAGCACCCGCAACAATTTTGGGGAATGTGTATAATGTAGAAGACCCAGATGAGGTGGTATTTGGATGGTTTGGAGCTTCTGCCATTACCTATAAAAAAGTGCAACTCCAGAATATTTATATTGAAGAGGATTTACCAGGACAAAGCCCTGAGCCTATGGATTGTAGAACAATCCAAAACAGCACTGATGTAAGACCAGAAGACCCTTTCTGGGGGAATTAA
- a CDS encoding TonB-dependent receptor gives MKKILFLCTLYLGLGLSFAYAQKSKTLIVEGTFENQPLLNFLEKFEQTHNVNFFYQEKWLKGISINGTFNQVSLERFFPQVLKDSRVRAVFFDEHSVVFLKGSYQQNLAFQRTASQSKVFDKLVGNPEKPIGVSAELSGKVLDGESGEPVLGATVQIKELGKGAITKMDGSFQFEVPVGVHKLTVEFVGMETEKVTLGIFEDGEIEVELFQAALQMNEVTVTAIAEDNNISNVNMGANLLNISSIKKMPAMMGEVDVVRSLILLPGVSTTGEASTGFNVRGGDVSQNLILMENAPIFNPSHLFGFFSVFNPDAVEDVSLFKGAVPAKYGGRASSVLDVKQKDGSYKKLEGQGGVGILASRLSLNGPIVKDRVSFLAAGRIAYPNLFLSMLDVPELKESSASFYDFTGKLNIVTGENSQLKINGYHSNDEFKLGSDTIYSWQNSNASIKYNKAFSDNFFMDLVGVYSKYNYDVDNSEEDRGFNLNFGIDYMSLGADFQYNAGKHTISFGASALNHTVSPGSFTPLEGNISIEPLYLPEENGVEAAVYVSDEIKFSQSITLNLGLRYSWFGNLGPATVSMYDPEQPRIPTNIIDSKTYSDLDLVQTYQGLEPRIGLRVGVGATSSIKVGANRMRQYLHLITNSSSVTPLDFWKVSGPYLKPQIADQVSLGYFRNFRNDNVEFSIEGYYKTIENVVDFKNGAELVLNESIETVLLQGQGRAYGVELMLKRKQGRLNGWVGYTYSRSERKLAGDFSDEVINNGDYYPSNFDKPHDLTIVANYELKKKITLSCNFTYSTGRPTTAPNARYLIEDITVANYSNRNEYRIPDYHRLDVSLTFDGNHKKNKVWKGSWVFGVYNVYGRENPYSVFFQNKQGAPPRAYQLSIIGSALPSVTYNFTFL, from the coding sequence TTGAAAAAGATTCTTTTTCTCTGTACCCTGTACTTAGGTCTAGGATTGAGCTTTGCTTATGCCCAAAAAAGCAAAACGCTGATCGTAGAGGGTACTTTTGAAAACCAGCCCTTGCTCAACTTTTTGGAAAAGTTTGAGCAAACACACAACGTTAATTTTTTCTATCAAGAAAAGTGGTTGAAAGGAATTTCAATCAATGGAACATTCAATCAGGTTTCTTTGGAGCGCTTTTTTCCACAAGTGTTAAAAGACAGCAGGGTAAGAGCTGTCTTTTTCGATGAGCATTCGGTTGTTTTCCTCAAAGGTTCTTACCAGCAAAACCTTGCTTTTCAGCGTACAGCATCCCAGTCTAAAGTCTTCGATAAGCTGGTTGGTAATCCGGAAAAGCCTATTGGCGTTAGCGCAGAGTTAAGCGGTAAGGTACTGGATGGCGAGTCGGGTGAGCCTGTTTTGGGTGCCACGGTGCAGATTAAAGAACTGGGAAAGGGGGCGATCACTAAAATGGATGGCAGCTTTCAGTTTGAAGTTCCCGTAGGTGTGCACAAGCTTACAGTTGAATTTGTAGGAATGGAAACCGAAAAGGTAACCTTAGGGATTTTTGAAGATGGGGAAATAGAAGTAGAGCTTTTCCAAGCTGCGCTTCAGATGAACGAGGTAACCGTAACCGCCATAGCTGAGGATAATAATATCAGTAATGTGAATATGGGTGCTAACTTGCTTAATATAAGCTCAATAAAGAAAATGCCGGCGATGATGGGGGAGGTAGATGTGGTGAGAAGTTTGATTTTGTTGCCAGGTGTTTCTACTACGGGCGAAGCTTCTACAGGTTTCAACGTGAGAGGCGGAGATGTTAGCCAAAACCTGATCTTGATGGAAAATGCACCGATCTTTAACCCGAGCCACTTGTTTGGTTTTTTCTCGGTGTTCAACCCCGATGCGGTGGAAGATGTGAGCCTGTTCAAAGGAGCTGTACCTGCAAAGTATGGCGGCAGAGCCTCGTCTGTGCTAGATGTGAAGCAAAAAGATGGTAGCTACAAAAAGCTAGAAGGACAAGGTGGAGTAGGGATTTTAGCAAGTAGGCTATCGCTCAATGGACCTATAGTCAAGGATAGGGTTTCCTTTTTGGCAGCGGGAAGAATCGCATATCCCAATCTTTTTCTCAGTATGTTAGATGTGCCAGAGCTTAAAGAATCTTCGGCAAGTTTCTACGATTTCACGGGCAAACTTAATATAGTTACAGGAGAAAATAGTCAATTGAAAATCAACGGATATCACAGCAACGACGAATTCAAGTTGGGTTCGGACACGATTTATTCTTGGCAAAATTCTAATGCGAGTATCAAGTATAACAAAGCTTTTTCCGATAATTTCTTTATGGATTTGGTCGGTGTTTATAGCAAGTACAATTACGATGTCGATAATTCGGAAGAAGACAGAGGGTTTAACCTGAATTTTGGAATTGATTACATGAGCTTAGGTGCCGACTTTCAATATAATGCTGGAAAGCATACGATCTCGTTTGGGGCAAGTGCACTGAACCACACGGTTTCCCCAGGCAGTTTCACACCTTTGGAAGGCAATATTTCTATCGAGCCATTGTATTTGCCAGAAGAAAATGGGGTAGAAGCTGCGGTATATGTCAGTGACGAGATCAAGTTTTCTCAAAGCATCACCCTGAACCTAGGTTTGCGCTATTCATGGTTTGGGAATCTTGGTCCAGCTACAGTAAGCATGTACGACCCTGAGCAACCACGAATTCCTACCAATATCATCGATTCAAAAACATATAGCGACCTAGACTTGGTGCAAACCTATCAAGGATTAGAGCCGCGGATAGGTCTTCGAGTAGGCGTTGGTGCAACGAGTTCTATTAAAGTTGGGGCAAACCGGATGCGCCAATATCTCCACCTGATCACCAACAGCTCAAGCGTTACTCCACTGGACTTTTGGAAAGTGAGTGGTCCTTATCTCAAACCTCAAATAGCCGATCAGGTTTCTTTGGGATACTTCAGGAATTTCCGTAACGACAACGTGGAGTTTTCGATAGAAGGCTATTATAAAACCATTGAAAATGTAGTGGACTTCAAAAATGGGGCAGAGCTAGTTTTGAATGAGAGTATAGAGACTGTCTTGCTGCAAGGGCAGGGAAGAGCTTATGGTGTCGAACTGATGCTCAAGCGCAAGCAAGGCAGGCTCAACGGTTGGGTTGGTTATACCTACTCAAGATCAGAACGAAAACTAGCAGGTGATTTTTCCGATGAGGTTATTAATAATGGGGACTATTATCCTTCCAACTTTGATAAACCACACGACCTGACCATTGTGGCTAACTATGAGCTCAAAAAGAAAATTACATTGTCTTGTAATTTCACTTACAGTACAGGTAGACCAACTACAGCTCCTAATGCCCGCTATTTGATAGAAGATATCACCGTTGCCAATTATTCGAATCGCAACGAATACCGAATTCCAGATTACCATCGACTAGACGTATCCCTCACTTTTGATGGAAACCATAAGAAAAATAAAGTTTGGAAAGGAAGTTGGGTATTTGGGGTCTACAATGTGTATGGAAGGGAAAACCCTTATTCTGTCTTCTTCCAAAACAAACAGGGAGCGCCTCCTAGAGCTTATCAGCTTTCGATAATAGGAAGTGCTTTACCATCGGTCACCTACAACTTTACCTTCTTATAA
- a CDS encoding YkgJ family cysteine cluster protein — translation MRELIGAWKQKKTSAKKQNKQLVKKLKQHKGKKLDQLANEQHEEVFEKVDCLECANCCKSIPPLVNKTDIARMAKTLNMSVQAFEKEYLTTDEDGDVVMNQSPCHFLQEDNTCFIYEARPKACRQYPHTDSYEFSQNLHLHAPNSMYCPAVFHILEAVSEKLIVGKGK, via the coding sequence ATGAGGGAATTGATAGGCGCTTGGAAGCAGAAAAAAACAAGTGCAAAAAAACAAAACAAACAGCTTGTAAAAAAATTAAAGCAACACAAGGGCAAGAAACTAGACCAACTGGCAAACGAGCAGCATGAAGAAGTTTTTGAAAAAGTGGACTGCCTCGAATGCGCCAATTGCTGCAAAAGCATCCCTCCGCTGGTAAACAAAACAGACATAGCCAGAATGGCAAAAACATTGAACATGAGCGTCCAAGCTTTCGAAAAAGAATACCTTACCACCGATGAAGACGGCGACGTAGTGATGAACCAAAGTCCCTGTCATTTTTTACAAGAAGACAATACTTGCTTTATCTACGAAGCTCGACCCAAAGCCTGCCGGCAGTACCCTCACACAGATTCCTATGAGTTTTCCCAGAACCTCCATCTCCATGCACCCAACTCTATGTATTGCCCCGCTGTGTTCCATATCCTTGAAGCTGTAAGTGAAAAGTTGATAGTTGGCAAAGGAAAATAA
- a CDS encoding PAS domain S-box protein has protein sequence MIKISKFFSAPADLKKVQDSLKGLKEDISSATLFVKKIEDGELDTPYPNVDEDKASADTLSGALINMRNQLKVLNKTEEERKWITEGLALFGDVLRKNQQDLDETCSQVISNLVKYVNANQGAIYIANEGEKVLDQKACYAYGRKKHHQKQILFGEGLVGQVFLEKETMLLLDVPNDYINITSGLGHAAPKAIVLVPLKINDDVSGILELASFKNFESYQIDFLEKLGESIASVVSTIQTNEKTHHLLEESQQQSEALKAQEEELRQNMEELSATQEGIQRAMKEVQDKEIFMNTVINSTPDVVFVIDHEYKFKMFNTAFYDLWKGHKSGLKLGDSLLEFYNSSTVDHHKKIWDRALSGEFIALKEKVVVEGRDYFMHVTYSPLKNTEGEITSIAVFSKDLTEQELLIKKNEALLKDSQEQAEQMKAQEEELRQNMEEMAATQEEVQRQSQGIESRLHAINNSGIATIEFDLSGNIINANEIFLTLMGYSLEEIRGKHHSIFVSENYAKSEEYQTFWNDLKTGKAKTGEHERIKKDGSPAFLHGSYSAIKDAKGCIVSVLKLAVDITVSKIAQQELEEQFYQIEAQGEMLSDTLKAFNAKEEDLNNKLTATAMQNQELDARLVVLNAISIISESDEKGIITYVNEKFCEASQYTAEELLGQPHSIVRHPDTPNSFFKGFWETIQSGNDFRGYLKNRKKDGSAYYVDIMVSPVLDDDGNPIKYISSKYVIENTELAEQLLAKQEGELKNIAK, from the coding sequence ATGATCAAAATTTCAAAATTCTTCAGTGCCCCAGCAGACTTAAAAAAGGTGCAAGACTCACTTAAAGGTCTTAAAGAAGATATTTCATCGGCAACATTATTTGTGAAAAAAATTGAGGATGGTGAATTGGATACACCATATCCCAATGTAGATGAGGATAAAGCAAGTGCAGATACTCTTTCTGGTGCACTGATTAATATGAGGAATCAGCTCAAGGTTCTCAATAAAACAGAAGAGGAGAGGAAGTGGATAACGGAAGGTTTGGCTTTATTTGGAGATGTGTTGAGAAAAAATCAGCAAGACTTGGATGAAACTTGTAGCCAAGTTATCAGCAACTTGGTGAAATATGTGAATGCAAATCAAGGAGCTATTTACATAGCTAATGAGGGAGAAAAAGTTTTGGACCAAAAAGCTTGCTATGCCTATGGGAGAAAAAAGCATCATCAAAAGCAAATCCTCTTTGGTGAAGGCTTGGTAGGGCAGGTCTTCTTGGAGAAAGAAACAATGCTATTGCTAGATGTTCCCAATGATTACATAAATATCACATCGGGTCTGGGGCATGCCGCTCCTAAAGCAATAGTGCTAGTTCCATTGAAAATAAATGACGATGTGTCGGGAATATTGGAGCTGGCATCGTTCAAGAATTTCGAATCATACCAAATTGATTTTTTAGAAAAATTAGGTGAATCGATAGCTTCGGTAGTCTCTACTATCCAGACGAATGAGAAAACACATCATTTGTTAGAAGAAAGCCAGCAACAGTCTGAAGCATTGAAAGCTCAAGAAGAGGAGCTGCGTCAGAATATGGAAGAGCTTTCGGCTACGCAGGAAGGAATCCAGCGTGCAATGAAAGAGGTACAGGATAAGGAGATATTCATGAACACAGTGATAAACTCTACTCCAGATGTCGTATTTGTGATCGATCATGAATACAAATTCAAGATGTTTAATACAGCTTTTTATGATCTGTGGAAAGGGCATAAGTCAGGGCTTAAATTAGGTGATAGTCTGTTGGAATTTTATAATAGCTCAACAGTGGATCATCATAAAAAAATATGGGATAGAGCATTGTCGGGAGAATTTATTGCTTTAAAAGAAAAGGTTGTAGTAGAAGGTCGAGATTATTTCATGCACGTGACCTACAGTCCTTTGAAAAATACAGAGGGAGAAATTACCAGTATTGCTGTTTTTTCTAAGGATCTTACCGAACAGGAGCTCCTCATCAAAAAAAATGAAGCTTTGCTGAAGGATAGCCAAGAGCAGGCTGAGCAAATGAAAGCTCAAGAAGAGGAGCTTCGCCAGAATATGGAAGAAATGGCTGCTACCCAAGAAGAAGTCCAAAGACAATCTCAAGGAATTGAAAGTCGCCTGCACGCTATAAATAACAGTGGTATAGCTACTATAGAATTTGACCTAAGCGGAAATATCATTAATGCAAATGAAATTTTTTTAACATTGATGGGCTATTCTCTAGAGGAAATTCGTGGGAAACACCACAGTATATTTGTTTCTGAAAACTATGCTAAATCGGAAGAATATCAAACATTTTGGAATGATCTAAAAACTGGTAAAGCTAAAACTGGGGAGCATGAGCGGATAAAAAAAGATGGGTCTCCAGCCTTTCTTCATGGTAGTTATTCTGCCATTAAGGATGCGAAGGGTTGCATAGTAAGTGTGCTCAAATTGGCGGTAGATATAACTGTGTCCAAAATAGCTCAACAAGAATTAGAGGAGCAGTTTTACCAAATAGAAGCACAGGGCGAAATGCTGAGCGATACGCTAAAAGCATTTAATGCTAAGGAAGAAGATTTGAATAATAAGCTAACTGCTACCGCAATGCAAAACCAGGAATTGGATGCAAGGTTGGTTGTTTTGAATGCAATATCCATTATTTCCGAATCGGATGAAAAAGGAATAATTACTTATGTGAATGAAAAGTTCTGTGAAGCTTCTCAATATACAGCTGAAGAACTTTTAGGCCAGCCTCATAGTATAGTTCGCCATCCTGATACTCCTAATTCGTTTTTTAAGGGATTTTGGGAAACTATTCAATCAGGAAATGATTTTAGGGGATACTTGAAGAATAGGAAAAAAGATGGCAGTGCTTATTATGTAGATATTATGGTGTCCCCAGTGTTGGACGATGATGGTAACCCGATTAAATATATTTCTTCGAAATATGTAATAGAAAATACAGAGCTAGCGGAGCAGCTTTTGGCAAAGCAAGAGGGGGAGTTGAAGAACATTGCAAAATAA
- a CDS encoding methylated-DNA--[protein]-cysteine S-methyltransferase — translation MMKNEIQISYYKTQVGELLLGAFEGKLCLCDWRHRKMREAVDNRIKVSLSGEYIETESAVLEDTKQQLGEYFKGKRKNFDLPLHLIGTAFQQSVWEELMQIPYGETSTYLALSRKLDNEKAIRAVASANGANAISIIIPCHRIIGSDGSLVGYAGGLDAKKKLLTLEKVLFDGQLELF, via the coding sequence ATGATGAAAAACGAAATCCAGATAAGTTATTACAAAACCCAAGTTGGCGAGCTTTTGTTGGGTGCATTTGAAGGGAAACTATGCCTGTGCGACTGGCGGCACAGAAAAATGAGGGAAGCCGTAGACAACCGAATAAAGGTGAGTTTGAGTGGGGAGTATATAGAAACTGAATCAGCGGTATTAGAGGATACCAAACAGCAACTTGGTGAATATTTTAAAGGAAAAAGAAAAAATTTTGACCTACCTCTTCACTTAATCGGTACAGCATTCCAACAGTCAGTTTGGGAAGAACTGATGCAGATTCCCTATGGCGAGACCAGCACCTACTTGGCACTTTCCCGAAAACTGGATAACGAAAAGGCAATCCGAGCTGTGGCTTCGGCCAATGGGGCAAATGCCATTTCTATCATTATCCCCTGCCACCGGATTATCGGTAGCGATGGTAGCCTAGTAGGTTATGCGGGAGGGCTAGATGCCAAAAAGAAACTCCTTACCCTAGAAAAAGTACTCTTTGATGGACAATTGGAGTTGTTTTGA
- a CDS encoding GNAT family N-acetyltransferase: MIKIEENDSKGRAFVSNKEGKTLAEMTFSKAGEELIIIDHTEVADELRGKSVGKQLLNKLVEMARAKNIKIMPLCPFAKSVFDKDESIRDVLN, encoded by the coding sequence ATGATAAAAATAGAAGAAAATGATAGCAAAGGTAGGGCTTTTGTAAGCAACAAGGAAGGTAAAACCTTGGCTGAGATGACCTTTTCGAAGGCTGGGGAAGAATTGATCATAATCGACCATACTGAAGTAGCCGATGAGTTAAGAGGGAAAAGCGTTGGCAAACAGCTTTTGAATAAACTGGTGGAAATGGCCAGGGCAAAAAACATTAAAATAATGCCCTTATGTCCCTTTGCCAAAAGCGTATTCGATAAAGATGAATCGATCCGGGATGTATTGAACTAG
- a CDS encoding GNAT family N-acetyltransferase has translation MIRKYKESEIPTLLTIWEQASTLAHPFLESAFVEYVKTAMRDMYLPNSDTWVYEESGKILGFISMAGNEIGGLFVLPNHHSKGIGSKLVKHIRQFHEGLEVEVFRENKIGLPFYEKLGFETFKEYTMEETGQKVLRMKVIDLVVS, from the coding sequence ATGATACGGAAATACAAAGAGAGCGAAATACCTACACTATTGACTATATGGGAACAAGCTTCTACCTTGGCGCATCCTTTTTTAGAGAGTGCTTTTGTGGAATATGTAAAAACTGCAATGCGGGATATGTACCTGCCCAACTCGGACACATGGGTGTACGAAGAATCGGGGAAAATACTTGGTTTTATTTCCATGGCAGGGAATGAAATTGGGGGCTTGTTTGTGCTCCCAAACCACCATTCAAAAGGGATTGGGTCAAAGCTGGTCAAACATATTCGCCAGTTTCATGAAGGCTTGGAAGTAGAGGTTTTCAGAGAAAATAAAATTGGCTTGCCATTTTATGAGAAACTAGGCTTTGAGACTTTCAAGGAATACACAATGGAAGAAACTGGGCAAAAAGTGCTGAGAATGAAGGTGATTGACCTTGTTGTTTCTTAA
- a CDS encoding zinc-dependent metalloprotease — MRKNYVLLLLAVMFVFGGSNELLAQKKKKKKKGETETPASKPKKKSDSKIKPYEDVVTEKAISDEGLFTTHTVGTKHYFEIPDSLLEREILVVSRISGTVQNFNFGGAGMKTKPQQVVRWQKLGEQLLLRSVSYNSVASEELPIYKSVRNNNFEPIIMAFDIAALSKDSTGSVIEVSNFFTSDVEMISALNPGQRKQFAIRRLDKSRSLILGMKSFPKNVMVTHVLTYEGTKLPSNAITNSMSLEMKQSFVLLDKEPMMARAFDKRVGYFSVSQYDYGTEEQRAAKRSYITRWRLEPKDPEAFARGELVEPVKPIVYYIDPATPEQWREPIRKGVEDWNVAFEEAGFKNAIIGKLPPSEEEDPEFDPEDVRYSVIRYVTNPIQNAMGPHVHDPRSGEIIESDIIWYHNVMNLLRNWYFVQTAAINPEARKVQFSDEVMGSLIRFVAAHEVGHTLGLPHNMGASSSYPVDSLRSASFTKEMGTAPSIMDYARFNYVAQPGDEGVSLMPGIGIYDKHAIRWGYRPIPSAKTSTDEKSTLDSWIMAHDGDLMYRFGKQMGQPLDPSSQTEDLGDDAMKASEYGIANLKRIVPNLIEWTAEDGRDFDDLEELYLNVLGQWNRYMGHVTANVGGVYEYYKTYEQEGAVYTHTPKDKQKRAVEFLNKQAFATPTWMIDQEILNKVEAAGIVNRINSYQARVLGNLLDFSRLARMLENETVNGSEAYTALEMFGDLRGEIWKETMRSQTVDTYRRNLQRAYVSSLEELMTDDQRRLPSGFSRFMAYTPINVENSDIRPLARGELKRIESMIRSRRGATRDQMTRFHYDELLARINLILNPKG, encoded by the coding sequence ATGAGAAAAAACTATGTGCTGCTCTTACTAGCAGTAATGTTTGTTTTTGGAGGAAGCAATGAGCTTTTAGCCCAAAAGAAAAAAAAGAAGAAAAAAGGAGAAACAGAAACTCCAGCTTCTAAACCAAAGAAAAAAAGCGACAGTAAAATAAAGCCATACGAAGATGTAGTAACTGAAAAAGCTATTTCAGACGAAGGGCTTTTTACTACGCATACCGTTGGGACAAAACATTATTTCGAAATACCTGACAGCCTTTTGGAAAGGGAAATCTTAGTGGTGAGCAGGATTTCTGGAACAGTTCAAAACTTTAATTTTGGCGGTGCAGGTATGAAAACCAAGCCACAGCAAGTGGTGAGGTGGCAAAAGCTCGGTGAGCAACTTTTGCTCCGTTCAGTTTCTTACAATAGTGTGGCCAGCGAAGAACTTCCAATCTACAAGTCGGTGAGAAACAATAATTTCGAGCCTATCATCATGGCTTTCGATATTGCAGCTCTTAGCAAGGATTCTACGGGATCGGTGATTGAGGTTTCAAACTTCTTTACTTCCGATGTGGAAATGATCAGTGCGCTCAACCCAGGTCAGCGCAAGCAATTTGCCATCCGTAGGTTGGACAAAAGCCGCAGCTTGATTTTGGGCATGAAAAGTTTCCCTAAAAATGTGATGGTGACGCATGTGCTGACTTATGAAGGAACAAAACTTCCTTCAAACGCTATCACCAATTCTATGTCATTAGAAATGAAGCAATCTTTCGTATTGTTGGACAAAGAGCCGATGATGGCAAGGGCTTTTGACAAGCGAGTGGGTTATTTTTCTGTTTCTCAATACGATTACGGAACAGAAGAGCAGCGTGCGGCAAAGAGAAGCTATATTACCCGCTGGAGGCTAGAGCCAAAAGACCCAGAAGCATTTGCCCGTGGCGAGTTGGTAGAGCCAGTGAAGCCAATTGTTTATTACATCGACCCTGCCACGCCGGAGCAGTGGAGAGAGCCAATAAGAAAAGGTGTAGAAGATTGGAATGTTGCGTTTGAGGAAGCAGGTTTCAAAAATGCCATTATTGGTAAGTTGCCTCCTAGCGAAGAAGAAGATCCTGAATTCGACCCTGAAGATGTTCGTTATTCGGTTATTCGTTACGTAACCAATCCTATCCAAAATGCAATGGGACCTCATGTGCACGACCCAAGGTCGGGCGAGATCATAGAAAGTGATATCATCTGGTACCACAACGTGATGAACTTGTTGAGGAACTGGTATTTTGTGCAAACAGCGGCTATCAACCCTGAGGCTCGCAAGGTGCAGTTTTCCGATGAAGTGATGGGCTCATTGATCAGGTTTGTGGCAGCTCACGAAGTTGGTCATACCCTTGGCTTGCCTCACAATATGGGCGCAAGTTCTTCTTATCCAGTCGATTCATTGCGTTCGGCTAGCTTCACCAAAGAAATGGGAACGGCTCCATCTATTATGGACTACGCTCGTTTCAACTACGTAGCCCAGCCGGGCGACGAAGGTGTTTCATTGATGCCAGGCATCGGTATTTACGACAAACATGCTATCCGTTGGGGATACCGTCCTATTCCAAGTGCAAAAACTTCTACCGATGAGAAAAGTACCTTGGATAGCTGGATAATGGCTCACGATGGTGATTTGATGTACCGCTTCGGTAAGCAAATGGGCCAGCCGCTCGATCCTTCTTCTCAGACTGAAGACTTGGGCGACGATGCCATGAAAGCCAGCGAGTATGGTATAGCCAACCTTAAAAGGATTGTACCAAACCTAATAGAATGGACTGCGGAAGATGGTAGAGATTTTGACGATTTGGAAGAGCTTTATCTCAATGTATTGGGGCAGTGGAACAGGTATATGGGGCACGTTACTGCCAACGTAGGTGGTGTATATGAATACTACAAAACCTACGAGCAAGAAGGAGCGGTTTATACTCACACGCCAAAAGACAAGCAAAAAAGAGCGGTAGAATTTTTGAACAAACAAGCTTTTGCTACACCTACTTGGATGATAGACCAAGAAATATTGAACAAAGTAGAGGCGGCTGGAATTGTGAACCGTATCAATAGCTACCAAGCCCGTGTGCTCGGCAATTTGCTGGATTTTAGCCGCTTAGCAAGGATGCTGGAAAACGAAACCGTGAACGGCTCAGAGGCTTACACCGCACTTGAAATGTTTGGTGACCTCAGAGGGGAAATCTGGAAAGAGACTATGCGTTCGCAAACGGTAGATACCTATCGTAGGAATTTGCAACGAGCATACGTAAGCTCTCTAGAAGAACTGATGACGGACGACCAAAGAAGGTTGCCTTCAGGTTTTTCAAGGTTTATGGCTTATACGCCAATCAACGTGGAGAATTCAGACATCAGGCCGTTGGCAAGAGGCGAGCTGAAGCGCATAGAATCGATGATTAGAAGTAGGAGAGGAGCTACAAGGGATCAAATGACTCGCTTCCACTACGACGAGCTTTTGGCAAGAATCAACTTGATCTTGAACCCAAAAGGGTAA